Within Maridesulfovibrio frigidus DSM 17176, the genomic segment CACTGCCTGAAGCTCCTTTTAAGCCCCCGGCATCGACAATAGGTTCAATGGAAGTGGAAACCACATAGCGGGTATCTTCCACCTTGCCGATTTCGTTTTCATAAGGAGTGAGCTGGCCGTATTCTTCAACAGGAACAAATCCTGGCAAATCCCGAATGTCAGATTCACAATCAGAATGAGTGATCCCAATATATGAAGCGGCAACGGGTTTTGTTCCGTAATGGACGGTGGAACTAAGAACCTTGGTGATCTTTCCGGCTCTCTGCTTTTTAAGTGCGCGAGTAGCCAGACGCTGCATCCCTTTAGTAATTGGCTTGACGACAGCGTTTCGAGCAGTTCCACCGGAATAAATTACATTTGTTCCGCCTCTGAGGATTCCTTCCAAAACCATATCAAGAGTAACTCCAGCCTGTTCACCGAGAATATCCATGGACTCACTAAGGACTGGATCCTCGTGAGTATCTTCGATTACATCAGTGAGTTCGATATAATCACCGTACTGTTTCAAAACAGCGGTAACGTCTGTCTTGCTCAGCTTTTTACCGGCAGGGGTAACACCTTCAACAATCGGAGTAAGAGCTGGAGCAAGCGCATTATATTTACGCCATTTAATGGTCTGCCCTTTGTTCTGAGGCATTTTAAGAGACTGCCCGAACATACCGAAAATATTAAAATGTGAAGCCCTTTCCAAAAATCCAGGTACTGCAAAACCAGCAGTTCTGGGGCTGATATCTCCATATTCAGTTAAAGCCATTTTGATCTCCTACTTATCAGCTGCATCATCAAAACCAGCACCGAAATCATTAGAATCCGGCTTTGATGGCGGCGAGCCTTTACGTTTACCGGGAACGGCAATAACGGCTGCGGCTTTATTCCGATCAACCTTATCCACCTTTCCGGAAGTTGCTTTTTTATACTTGGTCAACAGTTCGGACACTTCTGAAGCACTGCCGGATTTTGTTACTTTAAAAGCCAGTTGTGCTTCTTTGTAAGGAAGAGTTTCAATCCAACTGGTAACGTTACTAGTGAACTTCCCGAGTTCCTCTTTCTTTGCAGGATCAGCGACAAGTTCCATATAATCAGGATGAGCCTTGCCTACTTTCGCAAAGTGATTCTTGCGTTCATCCTGCTCATGGCTGCGAGTAACGGCATCAATCCTTGCTGAAACTTCCTGCGACTGCCAAATAGACTCCAGCATAGGAACAGCTGCTTCAGCTCCGAATTCATGCAGGTTCGCTCTAATTCGTTTTCCCTGATCGGAATCCTCCAAAAGGATCTTTTCATAATCAGGATTAACCCGCAGGATATCCTTCACATCATCAGCTATATCTTCATCAGGATCGACCAGAGCTAGTGTTTGCGGATCTTCGCCACCAGCAGTTCCCGTTTGATCATTGAAGTAGCGGTCAAGAACATCGCGCCCTTCAGCCAGAGAATCACCTTCGGAAGTTTCATCGCCTGTGTCCGCAGAATCCTGCACACTGCCGGATTCATCCTCTTCGGATAAGCTCTGGTCTGAAGCGGACGTATCATCGTCGTCCATTTCTTCTGACTGGGCATCACCGTCATGCCCATCATCAAGGTCGTTTTCAGAATCATCATTCAAAGATTCAGAAGCAGATTCAGCTTCCGTGAAACCTTGCTCAAATTCTTCCGACTCTGTTGTTTCGTCCTGTTCAACTACTTCATCCTTTGCGTGTAGATCTTCGCTTCCCATCACTTCCTCCTACGAATATGCGTCTTGACTCTTTCCAGTTTCCGGAACCGGAGTCAGATCATCTAAAATTTCCTGCAACCCTTGAATTTTGCCCTGAGTCTGCGGAACCTTGTCCACAGCAGCCGTTACAAGGGAGTCCTTTTCCTCTAAAATTTTCAGCTCTAAAAATTGTTTAATCAGCCGGATAGATTTACCGGTCCCAAGCTCATTCAGCTCAGCAAGAACTTCACGGCTATCCATCTTCACTCTCCGATCCCTCTTTAAAGCCATCTTCAAAACTTCCATCCGAACCGATACCCATCTTCACGAGCTGCAATTCAATCCTTTTTCCTTTGCCATCCGGTTGAGCACTTATCCCGCACACATAAGCTTCGGCTTGAAGCTTGATAGTTGAGCCGACCTTGATGTCCTTGACCTTCAGCCCAAGCTTGGTGACAGATTCGTCTTCAAGATGAATCCTCAGCCCATATGGAAAATCGTCTTCGGAAACAGCAACCGGTTTCGAATCCGGTTTTTCTTTGGTCGGCTTACGCCGCAAATCCACTAGCTTCATTCTGCCCTCCCTGTTCGGGCATCACCTGCCCAACTTGTTGCTGAAGCGTTTGAAGCAATCCCTGCGGAACATCCATGCCTTGCTTCTGCATCTCTTCAACAAGCGCACCTATGTTTGCTCTGGCTGATTGCATGGCATTTTCCTTTTCCCAGCTTTCTCGTTCCTTAGTGTTTCTGAGAATGCCTTCGGGCAATTCAAGATTGCTGAAAATTTCTTTGATAAGACGCTCATCATCCACCCAGCCCTCGAATCTGGGATTGTCGGTGATGGCTAGAATGGACTGCATCCTTTCAAGCTGAACCTCTTTGGC encodes:
- a CDS encoding N4-gp56 family major capsid protein, producing the protein MALTEYGDISPRTAGFAVPGFLERASHFNIFGMFGQSLKMPQNKGQTIKWRKYNALAPALTPIVEGVTPAGKKLSKTDVTAVLKQYGDYIELTDVIEDTHEDPVLSESMDILGEQAGVTLDMVLEGILRGGTNVIYSGGTARNAVVKPITKGMQRLATRALKKQRAGKITKVLSSTVHYGTKPVAASYIGITHSDCESDIRDLPGFVPVEEYGQLTPYENEIGKVEDTRYVVSTSIEPIVDAGGLKGASGSDMLSESGTNADVYPIYIIGTNAYGDVALKGKDSIVPKVVNPKTPSKSDKLGQRGHVGWITYYTGAILNDAWMIRLEVAVTETPSDS
- the gp10 gene encoding capsid staple protein, giving the protein MKLVDLRRKPTKEKPDSKPVAVSEDDFPYGLRIHLEDESVTKLGLKVKDIKVGSTIKLQAEAYVCGISAQPDGKGKRIELQLVKMGIGSDGSFEDGFKEGSESEDG